The Montipora foliosa isolate CH-2021 chromosome 14, ASM3666993v2, whole genome shotgun sequence genome window below encodes:
- the LOC137984640 gene encoding uncharacterized protein isoform X1 produces the protein MSSWDPSFPSTSFSASQEAQESISGQTPRRKLKVTFLSSEWKSTKGGLSTINRELAIQLAKHQNVEVSMYLPQCSEEDVRIAGENNVKLKKAKKLIGYEPIEWLSSAPENHKMDYVIGHGLILGQQVQLIQKQLPCKWVQVVHTAPEELGMFKGYANAISKSEKKHRAEVQLCELADQVVAVGPKLADEYSCYLRHCQRDQSVFVLTPSILSEFSRVEQAAEERMTFRVLVFGRSDNEDFELKGYDIAAKAISELNEESYKLIFAGAPLGKEEKVAEKLCQHGIAPRQLTVRSFKESREDLGKLFCEEDLCLMPSRTEGFGLAALEALSAGLPILVSGNSGFGDALQKVPHGSSCVVNSEDPAEWAKAIKSVRKKSRDVRLEETADLRTQYAKKYCWKEQCDELVKRMSDSIFGSTHATESGRDSSLTRRYLLSTVGSEAYVEPTRAGIDCTDKNGKRPLHPSDTPPSKKQRHDTDTCREIHPASEASSMTSSHLATTVDTHDRPVYRVGVAGRQAAENLEKTPSLHICEGAHLMGSCYALFPAAIADTVVVRRLLRQVYKRRAEFSPLLWSKAMKLHLDEVYTRLKIVSRPKRIVHPASLEIDLGNIFSCEGDGSMALAEGSPGIGKTTLCLKLAYDWANESMPSTFPIFELVLLLKCRDLDGDIMEAISEQLLPDDIAVKTKEGLLNFITDLVNQERILIILDGLDELPEKSQHHVSKLLKRSILPFSYVLTTTRQEKGIEARKQFAFDICVQIEGFTEEDSFEYIRKHFKNIDPSKAERLIEETKENTLLHALQKNPLNLLLLCVVYEDHEGKLPSSRTDLYQIIVRCLLRRYCEKNSVKACEEDSDLEKQFEANILVLGKLAWECLLNDRHSFREDELTKFVRSDDKLVVRYLGLVFKEESLKRLKPNHEYFFLHKSFQEYMAAFYIAHKLRRNQFKVFKRLSFDQLVIKFRQVFLFVCGILLEDASTLFTQIGEELMSYWDWLQCSAEETQFFLESFSESGNPEQMAYTLFSFLPFPRVLQLFFDLNEVGDYVDRNLVRLLSTCTGIPEVSKPAEVHLKIMMSCDFTVFREFASIPNVTSLYFLADKYIFREPRFFKEISNFTSLSQLTLPSAVEWEIVAEYLRTNKTLEKLTFALFDECDDGWAKALDAGLCADTPLSTVGVRIHGSLSRTALQALENLLFNKFLASLSLYIYGDMKDSLAVVLERGLAGEIAVKEVDLCVSGKLSLHGAKLIERGIVGNNSRTKLIVSLHGEVPDNWQAVGNNLHSRFGQKTPALIAIHPNTFSKVTASQVAHFRPFGIMGGTRVRQNVTLNVWGELGGDGAEALFEGLSRKHVSHLTLDIHGKLTDYILNSTARWVEERNTQSSLTINTWEQLTKEEKNLFEELKLDKNPAVTLNVRDVPAPPEESRDNEFVSIDNLDSLIALFKKAKNTRKHNLSARISIESDDEAEECNVLPGKEILKNSDLGNGVHAGVASNSNFSREPDVHAPPEESRDDEFVSIHDLKSLIALFKEAKNTGKQNLSARISIKGDDDDDDDDDGDDDDDAEGCNGNLLDFLTRKETLKNSDLGNGVDVGAASNTSFIAPTPLNINYTNFSREPEDGLDHVLASNTTLNDLRLTFDDDDHSDVSSLWALPLGDGLARNTSLKNLTLAIHYYKQKSGKWRESLGSGLERNTSLKNLTVVIETNANKAVNELGIDWARSTSVENLFLTVNNYSIVWDSWTGGTGEGLARKKSLKSLTLTINNFGELTLYWGVDKSWENNSLNNFSLTINNYGDIYPFTSFGGFFFQFKSLTTFNLTLNLCGKRGEEVLYDLLEEAVKSQSLKTLRLKVNDSQITNGRRRYDFSRYVVTSPSLSLIEVSVSFYGVEKSSRE, from the exons ATGTCATCCTGG GATCCCTCCTTTCCCAGCACCTCATTTTCTGCATCACAGGAAGCCCAGGAAAGCATCTCAGGCCAAACACCAAGAAGGAAACTTAAGGTTACTTTCCTGAGCAGTGAATGGAAATCTACAAAAGGAGGCTTGTCAACAATCAACAGAGAGCTTGCCATTCAGTTGGCAAAACATCAGAATGTGGAAGTCAGTATGTACCTTCCTCAGTGCAGTGAAGAAGATGTAAGGATTGCAGGGGAAAACAATGTTAAGCtcaaaaaagcgaaaaaactGATTGGATATGAACCCATTGAATGGCTATCTTCTGCACCAGAAAACCACAAGATGGATTATGTGATTGGACATGGGCTAATACTTGGACAACAAGTGCAGCTCATTCAGAAGCAACTACCATGCAAGTGGGTTCAGGTTGTGCATACAGCCCCTGAAGAGCTAGGAATGTTCAAAGGATATGCAAATGCAATTTCAAAATCGGAGAAGAAGCACAGAGCAGAGGTACAATTGTGTGAATTGGCAGACCAAGTTGTAGCAGTTGGTCCCAAGTTGGCTGATGAGTACTCTTGCTATCTCCGTCACTGCCAGAGGGATCAGTCTGTATTTGTACTCACACCCAGCATTTTGTCTGAATTTTCTCGGGTAGAGCAAGCAGCTGAAGAAAGAATGACATTTCGTGTTTTGGTTTTTGGGCGCAGTGACAATGAAGATTTTGAGTTAAAGGGATATGACATCGCAGCCAAAGCCATTTCTGAGTTAAATGAAGAATCTTACAAACTGATCTTTGCCGGGGCACCACTTGGAAAAGAGGAGAAAGTAGCAGAGAAGTTGTGTCAACATGGCATTGCACCAAGACAACTGACAGTTCGCTCCTTTAAGGAAAGCAGAGAGGATCTAGGCAAATTGTTTTGTGAAGAAGATCTTTGTTTAATGCCATCAAGAACTGAAGGTTTTGGTTTGGCCGCACTTGAAGCATTGTCCGCAGGTCTTCCTATCCTTGTTAGTGGGAATTCTGGTTTTGGAGATGCTCTGCAGAAGGTGCCACATGGTTCAAGCTGTGTAGTAAATTCTGAAGATCCTGCTGAATGGGCCAAGGCAATTAAAAGTGTCCGTAAAAAAAGCAGGGATGTTCGGCTAGAAGAGACAGCGGATCTTCGCACACAATATGCAAAGAAGTACTGTTGGAAGGAACAGTGTGATGAACTGGTGAAAAGGATGTCTGATAGCATTTTTG GAAGTACTCATGCAACGGAAAGTGGACGAGACTCATCATTGACAAGGAGATACTTGCTTAGTACTGTGGGATCTGAAGCTTATGTTGAACCCACTCGAGCTGGGATTGATTGCACAG ataaaaatggaaaaagacCGTTACATCCAAGTGACACCCCACCATCAAAGAAACAAAGGCATGATACAGACACCTGCAGAG AGATCCATCCAGCTTCTGAGGCTTCATCAATGACAAGCAGTCACTTGGCAACTACTGTAGATACACATGACAGACCTGTGTATAGAG TTGGCGTAGCAGGAAGACAAGCTGCAGAAAACCTGGAGAAAACACCCTCTCTTCACATCTGTGAAG GTGCCCATctgatgggctcctgttatGCGTTATTTCCAGCCGCCATTGCTGACACCGTGGTCGTCAGGAGATTGCTTAGACAAGTGTATAAAAGGCGAGCTGAGTTCAGTCCGCTTCTTTGGAGCAAAGCCATGAAGTTACATCTGGATGAAGTCTACACTAGACTAAAAATTGTCTCAAGACCGAAAAGGATTGTTCACCCTGCAAGCTTGGAAATAGATTTGGGTAACATTTTCAGTTGTGAAGGCGATGGTTCCATGGCCCTAGCAGAGGGAAGTCCGGGAATCGGCAAAACCACACTCTGTCTTAAACTTGCTTATGACTGGGCGAATGAATCAATGCCTTCTACCTTCCCTATcttcgaacttgtgttgttgcTCAAATGCAGAGACTTGGACGGAGACATAATGGAAGCCATTAGTGAACAGCTCCTACCCGACGACATCGCGGTAAAGACCAAGGAAGGTCTTCTGAACTTTATCACGGACCTTGTTAACCAGGAAAGAATTCTTATCATTTTGGACGGATTGGACGAGCTCCCTGAGAAATCACAGCATCATGTAAGCAAACTTCTCAAACGAAGTATTTTACCGTTTTCCTATGTGTTAACCACAACTCGACAAGAAAAAGGAATTGAAGCCAGGAAACAATTTGCATTTGATATTTGTGTTCAGATTGAAGGATTCACTGAAGAAGATTCTTTTGAGTACATCAGGAAGCATTTTAAGAATATTGATCCATCCAAGGCAGAGAGGCTCAttgaggaaacaaaagaaaacactttgttgCATGCCCTGCAAAAAAATCCtctaaatttacttctcctttGCGTTGTTTATGAAGATCATGAAGGAAAACTGCCGTCTTCCCGTACTGATCTCTATCAAATCATTGTCCGGTGTCTGTTGAGAAGATATTGTGAGAAGAACAGTGTGAAGGCTTGTGAAGAGGACAGCGATTTGGAAAAGCAATTTGAAGCAAATATCCTTGTTCTTGGAAAGCTGGCTTGGGAATGCTTGCTGAATGATCGTCATAGTTTTCGGGAAGATGAATTAACAAAGTTTGTAAGAAGTGATGACAAATTAGTAGTTCGTTATCTCGGCCTTGTATTCAAAGAAGAAAGTTTGAAGAGATTGAAACCAAATCATGAATACTTCTTTCTTCACAAGTCGTTCCAAGAGTACATGGCTGCGTTCTATATTGCGCATAAGTTGCGAAGAAACCAGTTTAAAGTATTTAAGCGCTTAAGCTTTGATCAGTTGGTCATAAAATTTCGGCAAGTGTTTTTATTTGTGTGTGGGATACTGCTTGAGGACGCAAGTACTCTATTCACCCAAATTGGTGAGGAGCTGATGAGTTACTGGGACTGGCTCCAATGCAGTGCAGAAGAAACGCAATTCTTTCTTGAGAGCTTTAGTGAAAGTGGGAACCCTGAACAAATGGCTTACACTCTGTTTTCATTCTTACCTTTTCCACGGGTCCTACAGTTATTTTTTGATCTCAATGAAGTCGGCGATTATGTTGATCGCAACTTAGTTAGACTTCTAAGTACCTGCACAGGAATTCCCGAGGTTTCTAAACCAGCTGAAGTTCACCTTAAAATAATGATGTCTTGCGATTTTACCGTTTTTAGGGAGTTTGCGTCTATTCCAAATGTAACATCTCTTTACTTCCTTGCAGACAAGTACATTTTCAGGGAACCTcggttttttaaagaaatttccaatTTCACATCTTTGTCCCAATTGACGCTACCATCTGCAGTTGAGTGGGAAATTGTTGCTGAATACCTAAGAACAAACAAAACCTTAGAGAAATTGACATTTGCTTTGTTCGATGAGTGTGACGATGGCTGGGCCAAGGCTCTTGACGCTGGATTATGTGCGGATACACCACTGTCGACTGTCGGTGTCAGAATTCATGGTTCATTAAGTCGAACTGCTTTACAAGCTTTAGAGAATCTCTTATTTAACAAATTTTTGGCCTCTCTCTCTTTATATATCTACGGAGATATGAAAGACTCGCTTGCTGTGGTCCTAGAAAGAGGCCTTGCAGGTGAAATTGCAGTTAAGGAAGTTGATTTGTGTGTCAGTGGAAAGCTGAGTCTTCATGGTGCTAAGTTAATAGAGCGAGGTATCGTAGGAAATAATTCCCGTACTAAGTTGATTGTTTCTCTTCATGGAGAGGTTCCTGATAATTGGCAGGCTGTTGGGAACAATCTGCATTCACGATTCGGACAGAAAACACCCGCTTTAATTGCAATCCACCCTAATACCTTCAGCAAAGTGACAGCCAGTCAGGTGGCACATTTTCGTCCTTTCGGGATTATGGGTGGCACACGTGTACGACAAAATGTTACTCTAAATGTCTGGGGAGAGTTGGGTGGTGATGGTGCAGAAGCTTTATTTGAAGGCTTATCGCGCAAGCATGTGTCTCACCTGACATTAGACATCCACGGAAAGTTAACCGATTACATTCTTAACTCCACCGCAAGATGGGTTGAGGAACGAAATACACAGTCCTCCTTAACCATCAACACTTGGGAACAGTTAACCAAAGAGGAGAAAAATCTTTTCGAGGAACTTAAATTAGACAAGAATCCAGCAGTTACCCTTAATGTGCGTGACGTTCCTGCTCCTCCAGAAGAATCGCGTGACAACGAATTTGTTTCTATTGACAACCTTGATTCTCTCATTGCGCTCTTTAAGAAAGCCAAAAATACCAGGAAACATAATCTCAGCGCTAGAATCAGTATTGAGAGCGACGACGAGGCTGAAGAGTGCAATGTTTTGCCAGGAAAGGAAATTCTTAAAAACAGTGATTTGGGCAACGGCGTGCACGCTGGGGTAGCAAGCAATTCCAACTTTAGTCGTGAACCAGACGTTCATGCTCCTCCAGAAGAATCGCGTGATGACGAATTTGTCTCTATTCACGACCTTAAATCTCTGATTGCGCTCTTTAAGGAAGCCAAAAATACCGGAAAACAGAATCTCAGCGCAAGAATCAGCATTAAGGgagacgacgacgatgacgacgatgacgacggcgacgacgacgatgacgctGAAGGGTGCAATGGTAATTTATTGGATTTTTTGACAAGAAAGGAAACTCTCAAGAACAGTGATTTGGGCAACGGCGTGGATGTTGGAGCAGCAAGCAATACCTCATTCATTGCTCCCACTCCGCTAAATATCAATTATACAAACTTCAGTCGTGAACCAGAAGATGGTCTTGATCACGTCTTGGCAAGCAACACCACACTGAATGATCTCCGTTTGACATTCGACGATGACGACCACAGCGACGTGAGCTCTTTATGGGCACTTCCCCTTGGAGATGGTTTGGCACGCAACACATCACTGAAGAATCTTACCCTAGCAATTCACTACTACAAGCAGAAGAGCGGTAAATGGAGAGAAAGCCTCGGCAGTGGTTTGGAACGCAACACATCACTGAAAAATCTCACTGTGGTAATTGAAACCAACGCGAACAAAGCTGTAAATGAACTGGGCATTGATTGGGCACGTAGCACATCAGTGGAGAATCTCTTTCTAACAGTTaacaactactcaattgtatGGGATTCGTGGACAGGCGGTACAGGCGAAGGATTGGCACGTAAGAAATCTCTGAAGAGTCTCACTTTGACAATTAACAACTTTGGCGAATTAACGCTTTACTGGGGAGTTGACAAGAGctgggaaaacaactcactaaaTAATTTCTCTCTGACAATTAATAACTACGGCGATATATATCCTTTTACTTCCTTcggaggatttttttttcaatttaagtCTTTAACTACGTTTAATTTGACACTCAACTTGTGCGGCAAACGAGGTGAAGAAGTTTTATATGATCTTTTGGAGGAAGCAGTGAAAAGTCAATCACTTAAGACACTGAGATTGAAAGTTAACGATTCACAAATTACAAATGGCCGCCGTAGATACGACTTCAGCAGATATGTGGTAACGTCTCCATCACTTTCGCTCATAGAAGTAAGTGTCAGCTTCTATGGTGTGGAAAAAAGCTCGAGAGAATGA
- the LOC137984640 gene encoding uncharacterized protein isoform X2 has product MSSWDPSFPSTSFSASQEAQESISGQTPRRKLKVTFLSSEWKSTKGGLSTINRELAIQLAKHQNVEVSMYLPQCSEEDVRIAGENNVKLKKAKKLIGYEPIEWLSSAPENHKMDYVIGHGLILGQQVQLIQKQLPCKWVQVVHTAPEELGMFKGYANAISKSEKKHRAEVQLCELADQVVAVGPKLADEYSCYLRHCQRDQSVFVLTPSILSEFSRVEQAAEERMTFRVLVFGRSDNEDFELKGYDIAAKAISELNEESYKLIFAGAPLGKEEKVAEKLCQHGIAPRQLTVRSFKESREDLGKLFCEEDLCLMPSRTEGFGLAALEALSAGLPILVSGNSGFGDALQKVPHGSSCVVNSEDPAEWAKAIKSVRKKSRDVRLEETADLRTQYAKKYCWKEQCDELVKRMSDSIFGSTHATESGRDSSLTRRYLLSTVGSEAYVEPTRAGIDCTDKNGKRPLHPSDTPPSKKQRHDTDTCRVGVAGRQAAENLEKTPSLHICEGAHLMGSCYALFPAAIADTVVVRRLLRQVYKRRAEFSPLLWSKAMKLHLDEVYTRLKIVSRPKRIVHPASLEIDLGNIFSCEGDGSMALAEGSPGIGKTTLCLKLAYDWANESMPSTFPIFELVLLLKCRDLDGDIMEAISEQLLPDDIAVKTKEGLLNFITDLVNQERILIILDGLDELPEKSQHHVSKLLKRSILPFSYVLTTTRQEKGIEARKQFAFDICVQIEGFTEEDSFEYIRKHFKNIDPSKAERLIEETKENTLLHALQKNPLNLLLLCVVYEDHEGKLPSSRTDLYQIIVRCLLRRYCEKNSVKACEEDSDLEKQFEANILVLGKLAWECLLNDRHSFREDELTKFVRSDDKLVVRYLGLVFKEESLKRLKPNHEYFFLHKSFQEYMAAFYIAHKLRRNQFKVFKRLSFDQLVIKFRQVFLFVCGILLEDASTLFTQIGEELMSYWDWLQCSAEETQFFLESFSESGNPEQMAYTLFSFLPFPRVLQLFFDLNEVGDYVDRNLVRLLSTCTGIPEVSKPAEVHLKIMMSCDFTVFREFASIPNVTSLYFLADKYIFREPRFFKEISNFTSLSQLTLPSAVEWEIVAEYLRTNKTLEKLTFALFDECDDGWAKALDAGLCADTPLSTVGVRIHGSLSRTALQALENLLFNKFLASLSLYIYGDMKDSLAVVLERGLAGEIAVKEVDLCVSGKLSLHGAKLIERGIVGNNSRTKLIVSLHGEVPDNWQAVGNNLHSRFGQKTPALIAIHPNTFSKVTASQVAHFRPFGIMGGTRVRQNVTLNVWGELGGDGAEALFEGLSRKHVSHLTLDIHGKLTDYILNSTARWVEERNTQSSLTINTWEQLTKEEKNLFEELKLDKNPAVTLNVRDVPAPPEESRDNEFVSIDNLDSLIALFKKAKNTRKHNLSARISIESDDEAEECNVLPGKEILKNSDLGNGVHAGVASNSNFSREPDVHAPPEESRDDEFVSIHDLKSLIALFKEAKNTGKQNLSARISIKGDDDDDDDDDGDDDDDAEGCNGNLLDFLTRKETLKNSDLGNGVDVGAASNTSFIAPTPLNINYTNFSREPEDGLDHVLASNTTLNDLRLTFDDDDHSDVSSLWALPLGDGLARNTSLKNLTLAIHYYKQKSGKWRESLGSGLERNTSLKNLTVVIETNANKAVNELGIDWARSTSVENLFLTVNNYSIVWDSWTGGTGEGLARKKSLKSLTLTINNFGELTLYWGVDKSWENNSLNNFSLTINNYGDIYPFTSFGGFFFQFKSLTTFNLTLNLCGKRGEEVLYDLLEEAVKSQSLKTLRLKVNDSQITNGRRRYDFSRYVVTSPSLSLIEVSVSFYGVEKSSRE; this is encoded by the exons ATGTCATCCTGG GATCCCTCCTTTCCCAGCACCTCATTTTCTGCATCACAGGAAGCCCAGGAAAGCATCTCAGGCCAAACACCAAGAAGGAAACTTAAGGTTACTTTCCTGAGCAGTGAATGGAAATCTACAAAAGGAGGCTTGTCAACAATCAACAGAGAGCTTGCCATTCAGTTGGCAAAACATCAGAATGTGGAAGTCAGTATGTACCTTCCTCAGTGCAGTGAAGAAGATGTAAGGATTGCAGGGGAAAACAATGTTAAGCtcaaaaaagcgaaaaaactGATTGGATATGAACCCATTGAATGGCTATCTTCTGCACCAGAAAACCACAAGATGGATTATGTGATTGGACATGGGCTAATACTTGGACAACAAGTGCAGCTCATTCAGAAGCAACTACCATGCAAGTGGGTTCAGGTTGTGCATACAGCCCCTGAAGAGCTAGGAATGTTCAAAGGATATGCAAATGCAATTTCAAAATCGGAGAAGAAGCACAGAGCAGAGGTACAATTGTGTGAATTGGCAGACCAAGTTGTAGCAGTTGGTCCCAAGTTGGCTGATGAGTACTCTTGCTATCTCCGTCACTGCCAGAGGGATCAGTCTGTATTTGTACTCACACCCAGCATTTTGTCTGAATTTTCTCGGGTAGAGCAAGCAGCTGAAGAAAGAATGACATTTCGTGTTTTGGTTTTTGGGCGCAGTGACAATGAAGATTTTGAGTTAAAGGGATATGACATCGCAGCCAAAGCCATTTCTGAGTTAAATGAAGAATCTTACAAACTGATCTTTGCCGGGGCACCACTTGGAAAAGAGGAGAAAGTAGCAGAGAAGTTGTGTCAACATGGCATTGCACCAAGACAACTGACAGTTCGCTCCTTTAAGGAAAGCAGAGAGGATCTAGGCAAATTGTTTTGTGAAGAAGATCTTTGTTTAATGCCATCAAGAACTGAAGGTTTTGGTTTGGCCGCACTTGAAGCATTGTCCGCAGGTCTTCCTATCCTTGTTAGTGGGAATTCTGGTTTTGGAGATGCTCTGCAGAAGGTGCCACATGGTTCAAGCTGTGTAGTAAATTCTGAAGATCCTGCTGAATGGGCCAAGGCAATTAAAAGTGTCCGTAAAAAAAGCAGGGATGTTCGGCTAGAAGAGACAGCGGATCTTCGCACACAATATGCAAAGAAGTACTGTTGGAAGGAACAGTGTGATGAACTGGTGAAAAGGATGTCTGATAGCATTTTTG GAAGTACTCATGCAACGGAAAGTGGACGAGACTCATCATTGACAAGGAGATACTTGCTTAGTACTGTGGGATCTGAAGCTTATGTTGAACCCACTCGAGCTGGGATTGATTGCACAG ataaaaatggaaaaagacCGTTACATCCAAGTGACACCCCACCATCAAAGAAACAAAGGCATGATACAGACACCTGCAGAG TTGGCGTAGCAGGAAGACAAGCTGCAGAAAACCTGGAGAAAACACCCTCTCTTCACATCTGTGAAG GTGCCCATctgatgggctcctgttatGCGTTATTTCCAGCCGCCATTGCTGACACCGTGGTCGTCAGGAGATTGCTTAGACAAGTGTATAAAAGGCGAGCTGAGTTCAGTCCGCTTCTTTGGAGCAAAGCCATGAAGTTACATCTGGATGAAGTCTACACTAGACTAAAAATTGTCTCAAGACCGAAAAGGATTGTTCACCCTGCAAGCTTGGAAATAGATTTGGGTAACATTTTCAGTTGTGAAGGCGATGGTTCCATGGCCCTAGCAGAGGGAAGTCCGGGAATCGGCAAAACCACACTCTGTCTTAAACTTGCTTATGACTGGGCGAATGAATCAATGCCTTCTACCTTCCCTATcttcgaacttgtgttgttgcTCAAATGCAGAGACTTGGACGGAGACATAATGGAAGCCATTAGTGAACAGCTCCTACCCGACGACATCGCGGTAAAGACCAAGGAAGGTCTTCTGAACTTTATCACGGACCTTGTTAACCAGGAAAGAATTCTTATCATTTTGGACGGATTGGACGAGCTCCCTGAGAAATCACAGCATCATGTAAGCAAACTTCTCAAACGAAGTATTTTACCGTTTTCCTATGTGTTAACCACAACTCGACAAGAAAAAGGAATTGAAGCCAGGAAACAATTTGCATTTGATATTTGTGTTCAGATTGAAGGATTCACTGAAGAAGATTCTTTTGAGTACATCAGGAAGCATTTTAAGAATATTGATCCATCCAAGGCAGAGAGGCTCAttgaggaaacaaaagaaaacactttgttgCATGCCCTGCAAAAAAATCCtctaaatttacttctcctttGCGTTGTTTATGAAGATCATGAAGGAAAACTGCCGTCTTCCCGTACTGATCTCTATCAAATCATTGTCCGGTGTCTGTTGAGAAGATATTGTGAGAAGAACAGTGTGAAGGCTTGTGAAGAGGACAGCGATTTGGAAAAGCAATTTGAAGCAAATATCCTTGTTCTTGGAAAGCTGGCTTGGGAATGCTTGCTGAATGATCGTCATAGTTTTCGGGAAGATGAATTAACAAAGTTTGTAAGAAGTGATGACAAATTAGTAGTTCGTTATCTCGGCCTTGTATTCAAAGAAGAAAGTTTGAAGAGATTGAAACCAAATCATGAATACTTCTTTCTTCACAAGTCGTTCCAAGAGTACATGGCTGCGTTCTATATTGCGCATAAGTTGCGAAGAAACCAGTTTAAAGTATTTAAGCGCTTAAGCTTTGATCAGTTGGTCATAAAATTTCGGCAAGTGTTTTTATTTGTGTGTGGGATACTGCTTGAGGACGCAAGTACTCTATTCACCCAAATTGGTGAGGAGCTGATGAGTTACTGGGACTGGCTCCAATGCAGTGCAGAAGAAACGCAATTCTTTCTTGAGAGCTTTAGTGAAAGTGGGAACCCTGAACAAATGGCTTACACTCTGTTTTCATTCTTACCTTTTCCACGGGTCCTACAGTTATTTTTTGATCTCAATGAAGTCGGCGATTATGTTGATCGCAACTTAGTTAGACTTCTAAGTACCTGCACAGGAATTCCCGAGGTTTCTAAACCAGCTGAAGTTCACCTTAAAATAATGATGTCTTGCGATTTTACCGTTTTTAGGGAGTTTGCGTCTATTCCAAATGTAACATCTCTTTACTTCCTTGCAGACAAGTACATTTTCAGGGAACCTcggttttttaaagaaatttccaatTTCACATCTTTGTCCCAATTGACGCTACCATCTGCAGTTGAGTGGGAAATTGTTGCTGAATACCTAAGAACAAACAAAACCTTAGAGAAATTGACATTTGCTTTGTTCGATGAGTGTGACGATGGCTGGGCCAAGGCTCTTGACGCTGGATTATGTGCGGATACACCACTGTCGACTGTCGGTGTCAGAATTCATGGTTCATTAAGTCGAACTGCTTTACAAGCTTTAGAGAATCTCTTATTTAACAAATTTTTGGCCTCTCTCTCTTTATATATCTACGGAGATATGAAAGACTCGCTTGCTGTGGTCCTAGAAAGAGGCCTTGCAGGTGAAATTGCAGTTAAGGAAGTTGATTTGTGTGTCAGTGGAAAGCTGAGTCTTCATGGTGCTAAGTTAATAGAGCGAGGTATCGTAGGAAATAATTCCCGTACTAAGTTGATTGTTTCTCTTCATGGAGAGGTTCCTGATAATTGGCAGGCTGTTGGGAACAATCTGCATTCACGATTCGGACAGAAAACACCCGCTTTAATTGCAATCCACCCTAATACCTTCAGCAAAGTGACAGCCAGTCAGGTGGCACATTTTCGTCCTTTCGGGATTATGGGTGGCACACGTGTACGACAAAATGTTACTCTAAATGTCTGGGGAGAGTTGGGTGGTGATGGTGCAGAAGCTTTATTTGAAGGCTTATCGCGCAAGCATGTGTCTCACCTGACATTAGACATCCACGGAAAGTTAACCGATTACATTCTTAACTCCACCGCAAGATGGGTTGAGGAACGAAATACACAGTCCTCCTTAACCATCAACACTTGGGAACAGTTAACCAAAGAGGAGAAAAATCTTTTCGAGGAACTTAAATTAGACAAGAATCCAGCAGTTACCCTTAATGTGCGTGACGTTCCTGCTCCTCCAGAAGAATCGCGTGACAACGAATTTGTTTCTATTGACAACCTTGATTCTCTCATTGCGCTCTTTAAGAAAGCCAAAAATACCAGGAAACATAATCTCAGCGCTAGAATCAGTATTGAGAGCGACGACGAGGCTGAAGAGTGCAATGTTTTGCCAGGAAAGGAAATTCTTAAAAACAGTGATTTGGGCAACGGCGTGCACGCTGGGGTAGCAAGCAATTCCAACTTTAGTCGTGAACCAGACGTTCATGCTCCTCCAGAAGAATCGCGTGATGACGAATTTGTCTCTATTCACGACCTTAAATCTCTGATTGCGCTCTTTAAGGAAGCCAAAAATACCGGAAAACAGAATCTCAGCGCAAGAATCAGCATTAAGGgagacgacgacgatgacgacgatgacgacggcgacgacgacgatgacgctGAAGGGTGCAATGGTAATTTATTGGATTTTTTGACAAGAAAGGAAACTCTCAAGAACAGTGATTTGGGCAACGGCGTGGATGTTGGAGCAGCAAGCAATACCTCATTCATTGCTCCCACTCCGCTAAATATCAATTATACAAACTTCAGTCGTGAACCAGAAGATGGTCTTGATCACGTCTTGGCAAGCAACACCACACTGAATGATCTCCGTTTGACATTCGACGATGACGACCACAGCGACGTGAGCTCTTTATGGGCACTTCCCCTTGGAGATGGTTTGGCACGCAACACATCACTGAAGAATCTTACCCTAGCAATTCACTACTACAAGCAGAAGAGCGGTAAATGGAGAGAAAGCCTCGGCAGTGGTTTGGAACGCAACACATCACTGAAAAATCTCACTGTGGTAATTGAAACCAACGCGAACAAAGCTGTAAATGAACTGGGCATTGATTGGGCACGTAGCACATCAGTGGAGAATCTCTTTCTAACAGTTaacaactactcaattgtatGGGATTCGTGGACAGGCGGTACAGGCGAAGGATTGGCACGTAAGAAATCTCTGAAGAGTCTCACTTTGACAATTAACAACTTTGGCGAATTAACGCTTTACTGGGGAGTTGACAAGAGctgggaaaacaactcactaaaTAATTTCTCTCTGACAATTAATAACTACGGCGATATATATCCTTTTACTTCCTTcggaggatttttttttcaatttaagtCTTTAACTACGTTTAATTTGACACTCAACTTGTGCGGCAAACGAGGTGAAGAAGTTTTATATGATCTTTTGGAGGAAGCAGTGAAAAGTCAATCACTTAAGACACTGAGATTGAAAGTTAACGATTCACAAATTACAAATGGCCGCCGTAGATACGACTTCAGCAGATATGTGGTAACGTCTCCATCACTTTCGCTCATAGAAGTAAGTGTCAGCTTCTATGGTGTGGAAAAAAGCTCGAGAGAATGA